One stretch of Saccharopolyspora erythraea DNA includes these proteins:
- a CDS encoding VOC family protein, giving the protein MTSRLNPYISFPGNARQALEFYHQVFGGNLNMNTYGDFGMEDAGVADKIMHGQLETRSGFTLMAADAPPGSEHRAGNNMSVSLSGDDAQELRGYWDQLSSSGTVSVPLERQMWGDEFGACEDQFGVTWMVNIS; this is encoded by the coding sequence GTGACCTCTCGACTGAACCCCTACATCAGCTTCCCCGGCAACGCACGGCAGGCCCTGGAGTTCTACCACCAGGTGTTCGGCGGGAACCTCAACATGAACACCTACGGCGACTTCGGCATGGAGGACGCCGGGGTCGCCGACAAGATCATGCACGGCCAGCTCGAGACCCGCAGCGGCTTCACGCTCATGGCCGCCGACGCGCCGCCCGGGTCCGAGCACCGCGCGGGCAACAACATGTCGGTCAGCCTCAGCGGCGACGACGCGCAGGAGCTGCGCGGCTACTGGGACCAGCTCTCCTCCAGCGGCACGGTGTCGGTGCCCCTGGAGAGGCAGATGTGGGGCGACGAGTTCGGGGCGTGCGAGGACCAGTTCGGCGTGACCTGGATGGTCAACATCAGCTGA